A single window of Nicotiana sylvestris chromosome 3, ASM39365v2, whole genome shotgun sequence DNA harbors:
- the LOC138887974 gene encoding uncharacterized protein, which yields MNSAQVNYIVMEKELLAIVFAIEKFHPYLMEFDIDIQDRKASENQVVDHLSRLGEEGTPHDGLEINDSFPDEQLLAISVKEVPWFADLANYIVSGIILVEFSSNQRNKLKRGCHDYYWDEPYLFRICTDGVIRRCLHEEQVEILGSCHSSPYDGHHGGARTTTKVLSCGFYWPTLYKDTSDLVKRCDECQRAGGISKKKEMPITTILEIDIFDVWVLTSWVLL from the exons atgaatagtgcccAAGTTAACTACATTGTTATGGAGAAAGAGCTTCTTGCCATTGTGTTTGCTATTGAGAAGTTTCACCCATACTTGATGG agtttgatattgATATCCAAGATCGAAAGgcgagtgaaaaccaagtggtggaccacttgtctcgtttggGGGAGGAGGGGACgccgcatgatggccttgaaatcaatgactccttccccGATGAGCAACTCTTAGCTATTTCAGTGAAAGAGGTGCCTTGGTTTGCAGATCTAGCTAACTATATTGTAAGTGGTATAATTTTggttgagttctcttcaaaccaaaggaataAGCTCAAACGGGGTTGTCatgactactattgggatgaaccGTACCTTTTTCGGATTTGTACGGATGGAGTGATTAGAAGATGTTTACATGAGGAACAAGTTGAAATTCTTGGGTCTTGTCATTCTTCGCCTTATgatggtcaccatggtggagcaagaacgacgaccaaagtgttaagttgtggtttctattggcccactctCTACAAGGATACTAGTGATCTTGTCAAGcgttgtgatgaatgtcaaagggctggtggaatctcaaagaaaaaagaaatgccCATTACCACCAtattggagattgatatttttgatgtgtgggtattgacttcatgggtccttttgtga